GACGGCGAGTATATCTTCAAGGTACAGCTCCACGGCACACCGACGGGGCTTCTCTTCGGGCTCACCAACGAAGAGGAGAAGATCGAGATCTCGGTGAACGGCGAGCGCGTGGCTCTTCTGGGCATCGATCCGCTGATGACGGAGTCGGATAAAAACGGCCTGATCTTGCAGACGGATCCCATTGCCGTCCGGGCCGGTCCCCACCGCATCGCCGCCGCTTTCATCCAGAGATTCGTGGGGCCGATCGACGATCTGATGGCGCCCATCGACCACACGCTCGCCGATACGACGGTCGGTGAGGCCTTCGGCATGACGACCCTGCCCCACCTGCGCTTCTTCAGCATCAACGGGCCGCACCACGTGACCGGGGTTTCCGACACACCGAGCCGCCGTCGGATATTCACCTGCCGCCCGGTCTCCGCCGAGGACGAGATTCCCTGCGCGAGCGAGATCGTGACTCAACTGGCGACGAAGGCCTACCGGAGGCCGGTGAGCGAGAGCGACGTCGAAGGTCTCATGTCCTTCTATCAGGCCGGCCGCGACGAGGGCGACTTCGAGACCGGCATCCGAAAGGCCTTGCAAGCGATACTCGCGAGCCCTCACTTCGTTTTCCGGCTCGAGCGCGTGCGGGCAGAAGCGGCGCCGGGCGAGAACACCCTCATAAGCGATCTCGAGCTCGCCACCCGGCTGGCGTTTTTCCTCTGGGCCTCTAGCCCGGACGAGGAGCTCGTCGCGATCGCGAGCAATGGAGCTCTTCGCGATCCCGGCGTGATCGAGGAACAGATTCGACGCATGCTCCGGGATCCACGCTCGAAGTCGCTTGCCACGCGATTCTTCGCCCAATGGCTGCGATTGCAGGACCTCGAGAAGATTCACCCCGATGCGTTGCTCTATCCTTATTATGACCAGACGCTGGCCGAGGCTATGCGGCGGGAGTCGGAGCTGTTCTTCGAATACATGCTCCGCGAAGACCGCAGCTTGCTCGACCTGCTGACCGCAGACTACACCTTCGTCAACGAGCGCCTCGCCGAGCACTACGAGATTCCCAATGTGACCGGAGCCGATTTCCAGTATGTGCGACTCGATGACGACACCCGGAGGGGCATCCTGGGCCACGGCAGCATTCTCACCCTGACGTCCATTGCCGACCGGACGTCTCCGGTTCAGCGGGGAAAGTGGATTCTGGAAGTTCTGCTGGGAACGCCGCCCCCACCGCCGCCACCGAACATTCCGGAGCTCGAAGCCACCAAGGAGGTCGAGGGCGGCGAGCGCCTCACCGTCCGAGAGCTCCTGGCGAAGCATCGCGCCGATCCCGCGTGCAAATCGTGTCACGACGTGATCGACCCGCTCGGCCTGGCTCTCGAGAACTTCGACGTGACGGGACGGTGGCGGATCAAGGACAACGGGGCTCCCGTCGACGCATCGGGCGAGCTCTACGACGGCACGACGCTTCATGGTCCCGCGGGTCTCCGCCAGGCGCTCTCGAGATATTCGGATACCATCATCTCGAGCTTCACCGAGAGTCTCATGACCTACGGGCTCGGCCGCAGGGTCGAGTACTACGATATGCCGGCGATACGGCAGATTGTCCGCGCGGCGGCCGAACGGGAGAACCGGCTGTCCTCGTTCATCGAGGGTGTCGCCAAGAGCCCCGCGTTCCAGATGAGGACGGTGGAGCCGATCGTCAGCACCGAGGAGCCATAGATTCTTTTTTGGAGGAACAACCCAATGGTCATCACCAATAAGCACATATCCCGCCGCGCGGTGCTTCGCGGCATGGGCGCGACGGTGGCGATGCCGTTTCTGGAGGCGATGGTGCCCGCGCGCAAGGCATGGGGCGACGTCCCGTCGGTTCCGACTCGTCTGGTGTGCATCGAGATGGTCCATGGGGCCGCGGGCAGCACCAAGTACGGGCTCGAGAAGAACCTGTGGGCGCCGGCGGCCGACGGCAGCGAGTTCGACCTGGCTCCGACCGCACTGAGCTCG
The sequence above is a segment of the Vicinamibacteria bacterium genome. Coding sequences within it:
- a CDS encoding DUF1592 domain-containing protein, which encodes MKRFAFAVVGVTLLCVWLTADDAPVRAAVTAPQAPEASPASLEELNFVVQDYCLVCHNDTALTGGLTLEGFDVARAVENAEIAEKMIRKLRAGMMPPPYAPHPENEQVDALVGLLERRIDEAYEKNPNTGRRPFQRLNRAEYERSVHDLVGIDVDVTAFLPPDTISHSFDNIADVQTMSATLLEGYMRAADQISRLAVGDPDTSPTEATYKLARTASQMQHVEGAPMGTRGGISVVHNFPDDGEYIFKVQLHGTPTGLLFGLTNEEEKIEISVNGERVALLGIDPLMTESDKNGLILQTDPIAVRAGPHRIAAAFIQRFVGPIDDLMAPIDHTLADTTVGEAFGMTTLPHLRFFSINGPHHVTGVSDTPSRRRIFTCRPVSAEDEIPCASEIVTQLATKAYRRPVSESDVEGLMSFYQAGRDEGDFETGIRKALQAILASPHFVFRLERVRAEAAPGENTLISDLELATRLAFFLWASSPDEELVAIASNGALRDPGVIEEQIRRMLRDPRSKSLATRFFAQWLRLQDLEKIHPDALLYPYYDQTLAEAMRRESELFFEYMLREDRSLLDLLTADYTFVNERLAEHYEIPNVTGADFQYVRLDDDTRRGILGHGSILTLTSIADRTSPVQRGKWILEVLLGTPPPPPPPNIPELEATKEVEGGERLTVRELLAKHRADPACKSCHDVIDPLGLALENFDVTGRWRIKDNGAPVDASGELYDGTTLHGPAGLRQALSRYSDTIISSFTESLMTYGLGRRVEYYDMPAIRQIVRAAAERENRLSSFIEGVAKSPAFQMRTVEPIVSTEEP